In Nitrobacteraceae bacterium AZCC 1564, the following proteins share a genomic window:
- a CDS encoding branched-chain amino acid transport system ATP-binding protein (product_source=KO:K01996; cath_funfam=3.40.50.300; cog=COG0410; ko=KO:K01996; pfam=PF00005; smart=SM00382; superfamily=52540), with amino-acid sequence MSSVLVLDNVTAGYVGDIDVLRSLSLNVEAGSITGLIGLNGAGKSTVMKAICGFLTPKTGHVVYEGNDITGLAPHHLSARGIWYIPQESSLFPFMTVTENLRLPMEGLGRATGSPNRAEIDRRFEEMLAKFPGLKPKLKAQAGDLSGGQQKMVEFAKAWLMRPRLCLIDEPSIGLSPKIVEEVFEWIRLFASEQMAILLVDHNVRRVIAMSQRIYVLSLGEITASGAPEDFQGNLHEQVKSWLGINF; translated from the coding sequence GTGAGCAGTGTTCTCGTTCTTGACAACGTCACCGCCGGCTATGTCGGCGATATCGATGTTTTGCGGTCGCTGAGCCTGAATGTCGAAGCAGGATCCATCACCGGGCTGATCGGTCTGAACGGCGCCGGAAAATCCACCGTGATGAAGGCGATCTGTGGGTTTCTAACACCCAAGACCGGCCATGTGGTCTATGAAGGCAACGACATCACGGGTCTCGCGCCTCATCATCTGTCAGCGCGCGGCATCTGGTACATTCCGCAGGAATCCAGCCTCTTTCCGTTTATGACGGTGACTGAGAATCTTCGGTTGCCGATGGAAGGTCTCGGCCGAGCGACGGGGAGCCCCAACCGGGCGGAAATCGATCGCCGCTTCGAGGAAATGCTTGCGAAGTTTCCGGGCCTCAAACCTAAACTGAAGGCGCAGGCGGGCGATCTCTCCGGTGGTCAGCAAAAGATGGTCGAATTCGCCAAGGCCTGGCTGATGCGGCCGCGTCTTTGTCTGATCGATGAGCCGTCGATTGGCCTTTCACCGAAGATCGTCGAAGAAGTCTTCGAATGGATTCGGTTGTTCGCCTCCGAGCAGATGGCGATCCTGCTGGTGGATCACAATGTGCGTCGCGTGATTGCCATGTCGCAGCGGATTTATGTGCTGAGCCTCGGCGAGATCACGGCGTCGGGTGCACCGGAAGATTTCCAGGGCAATCTCCACGAGCAGGTGAAATCCTGGCTCGGAATTAATTTCTAG
- a CDS encoding ureidoglycolate lyase (product_source=KO:K01483; cath_funfam=2.60.120.480; cog=COG3194; ko=KO:K01483; pfam=PF04115; superfamily=51182): protein MSLLSPQIIRAELLTAARFSAFGTVLEAGNQAGRLVNQGRARRLEGIRAFSHERGNVPVVDLYQVDRSDLPFKVTCFERHPLSDQVFTPMACARYLVIVAPDDANGQPDLSKVSAFVAQSTQGICYRRGTWHAPMIALDAPALMSMLMWEAGDSRDCEEYWLDAGRDLIVELLAV, encoded by the coding sequence ATGTCTCTTTTGTCGCCCCAAATCATTCGCGCCGAGCTGCTCACGGCGGCACGCTTTTCCGCGTTCGGCACTGTGCTCGAGGCAGGCAATCAGGCCGGCAGGCTGGTGAATCAAGGGCGAGCGCGGCGGCTGGAAGGCATTCGCGCGTTTTCGCACGAGCGGGGGAATGTACCTGTTGTTGACCTGTATCAGGTCGATCGCTCCGATCTTCCCTTCAAAGTAACTTGCTTCGAGCGCCATCCGTTATCGGATCAGGTTTTCACGCCGATGGCTTGCGCCCGTTATCTCGTGATCGTGGCGCCCGACGATGCCAATGGACAGCCGGATCTCTCAAAGGTGTCGGCGTTCGTGGCGCAGTCAACGCAGGGCATCTGCTATCGCAGAGGCACCTGGCATGCACCGATGATTGCGCTCGATGCACCCGCCCTGATGTCCATGCTGATGTGGGAAGCGGGAGATAGCCGGGATTGTGAGGAGTACTGGCTTGATGCGGGCCGCGATCTGATCGTCGAACTTTTGGCTGTGTGA
- a CDS encoding DNA-binding transcriptional LysR family regulator (product_source=COG0583; cath_funfam=1.10.10.10,3.40.190.10; cog=COG0583; pfam=PF00126,PF03466; smart=SM00086; superfamily=46785,53850) codes for MDRLTSLTVFGQVVETGGFSSAARRLNMSVTMVSNHIQSLEDRLGARLLNRTTRKVSLTEIGKAYYERSRQILMDLDEADRIADALHSTPRGTLRVYTNTHIVRFLSPVFDEYLSLYPGVSIELATGERMIDLIEEGYDLAIRTLTPPDSSLIARKLSPWRHILCCTPAYLETHPEPKHPSDLTNHNCLQYTFYPYRDEWRFEEPDKQLVTVRVTGNVISTNGELLRFLTLKGHGLFLAPSFLVADELADGSLIPLLPDYRPVEFSINAIYPHRSHLSSKVRIFIDLLADRFVEHHKWMA; via the coding sequence ATGGACCGACTGACAAGTTTGACGGTGTTTGGACAAGTCGTTGAAACCGGAGGCTTTTCCTCAGCGGCGCGGCGGCTGAACATGTCCGTAACGATGGTCAGCAACCATATTCAGTCGCTGGAAGACCGGCTTGGCGCGCGGCTTCTGAACCGCACCACACGGAAGGTGAGCCTGACGGAGATTGGCAAGGCTTATTACGAGCGGTCGCGCCAGATTCTTATGGATCTCGACGAAGCGGATCGCATTGCCGACGCCCTACATTCGACACCGCGCGGCACGCTGCGCGTCTACACCAACACCCACATCGTGCGTTTCCTTTCACCGGTGTTCGACGAGTATCTCTCGCTTTATCCGGGCGTGTCGATTGAGCTCGCCACCGGTGAGCGGATGATCGACCTGATCGAAGAGGGATACGATCTCGCGATCCGTACGTTAACGCCACCGGACTCCAGCCTGATCGCCCGCAAGCTGTCCCCGTGGCGCCATATTCTGTGCTGCACGCCCGCTTATCTTGAGACCCATCCGGAGCCCAAGCATCCATCGGACCTCACCAATCACAATTGCCTGCAATACACGTTTTATCCGTACAGAGACGAATGGCGCTTCGAAGAACCGGACAAGCAGCTTGTCACGGTGCGTGTCACCGGCAACGTCATCTCAACCAATGGCGAGCTGTTGCGCTTCCTGACACTGAAGGGACACGGGTTGTTTCTCGCGCCGAGCTTCCTTGTCGCGGATGAACTCGCCGACGGCAGCCTCATCCCGCTGCTACCAGATTATCGGCCGGTCGAATTCTCCATCAACGCGATCTACCCACACCGCAGTCACCTCTCCAGCAAGGTGCGCATCTTCATCGACCTGCTGGCTGACCGCTTCGTAGAACATCACAAATGGATGGCTTGA
- a CDS encoding membrane fusion protein (multidrug efflux system) (product_source=KO:K03543; cath_funfam=1.20.5.340,2.40.50.100; cog=COG1566; ko=KO:K03543; pfam=PF16576; superfamily=111369,47413), whose translation MVEMPRTESFQQAAEVDHDGTPTSEQREEPAKVPVRAQIKRGALVLALLAGTALGGYYGHDYWTTGRYLETTDDAYVKADYTTVAPKVAGYISEVLVQDNQPVTAGQLLARIDDRDFRAALAQANADVNAAAAAIRNLDAQISLQHSLIEQAQAAIDASQATLDFADADAIRYRDLMRTGSGTTQRAQQTESIRGQAAAQLQRDQAGLIAAQKKIAVLTTERDQAQAQLERNRALAQQATLNLSYTTITAPVDGTVGARSLRVGQFVAAGTQLMAVVPLHATYVVANFKETQLTYVRDGQPVELRIDSYPDVKLTGRVDSLSPASGLEFALLPPDNATGNFTKVVQRIPVRITLDDSSLTGMLRAGMSVEPTVNTKQTVIAERSQPRNQKPTAVGSTVHGAPMVASN comes from the coding sequence ATGGTTGAGATGCCCCGCACCGAAAGCTTCCAGCAGGCTGCGGAAGTGGACCACGATGGGACGCCAACTTCGGAGCAACGAGAGGAGCCGGCAAAGGTGCCGGTGCGCGCGCAGATCAAGCGTGGTGCGCTGGTTCTCGCGCTTCTCGCCGGTACAGCTCTTGGCGGGTATTACGGCCATGACTACTGGACCACGGGCCGTTATCTGGAAACCACTGACGATGCCTATGTAAAGGCCGACTACACAACCGTCGCACCTAAGGTCGCGGGTTATATCTCCGAAGTGCTGGTGCAGGACAATCAGCCGGTGACGGCGGGGCAGCTACTCGCCCGGATCGATGATCGCGATTTCCGTGCAGCGCTCGCGCAGGCGAACGCCGATGTCAACGCTGCGGCCGCAGCGATTCGCAATCTCGATGCGCAGATCAGTTTGCAACACTCACTGATCGAGCAGGCGCAGGCGGCGATTGATGCCTCTCAAGCGACGCTCGACTTCGCCGACGCCGATGCCATCCGCTATCGCGATCTCATGAGGACCGGATCGGGCACCACACAGCGGGCGCAGCAGACCGAGTCCATCCGAGGTCAGGCCGCTGCTCAACTGCAGCGCGATCAGGCGGGATTGATTGCCGCACAGAAGAAAATCGCCGTGCTCACCACGGAACGTGACCAGGCGCAGGCGCAGCTCGAGCGCAACCGTGCGCTGGCACAGCAGGCAACGTTGAATCTCTCTTACACGACGATCACTGCGCCGGTCGACGGAACGGTGGGGGCGCGTTCTTTGCGCGTTGGCCAGTTCGTGGCGGCAGGAACGCAATTGATGGCTGTGGTGCCGCTGCATGCCACTTACGTGGTCGCCAATTTCAAAGAAACTCAGCTCACCTACGTGCGCGACGGCCAGCCGGTCGAGCTGCGGATCGATAGCTATCCGGACGTCAAGCTCACGGGACGCGTCGATAGCCTCTCGCCAGCGAGTGGCTTGGAATTCGCGTTGCTGCCGCCGGATAACGCCACCGGCAACTTTACCAAGGTCGTGCAGCGCATTCCCGTGAGGATCACGCTGGATGACTCCAGCCTGACCGGAATGCTGCGGGCTGGAATGTCGGTCGAGCCGACCGTCAACACCAAACAGACGGTTATTGCCGAGCGAAGCCAGCCCCGCAATCAGAAGCCTACGGCTGTGGGATCGACAGTGCACGGCGCGCCCATGGTCGCCAGTAACTAA
- a CDS encoding DHA2 family multidrug resistance protein (product_source=KO:K03446; cath_funfam=1.20.1250.20; cog=COG0477; ko=KO:K03446; pfam=PF07690; superfamily=103473; tigrfam=TIGR00711; transmembrane_helix_parts=Inside_1_31,TMhelix_32_54,Outside_55_68,TMhelix_69_91,Inside_92_97,TMhelix_98_120,Outside_121_123,TMhelix_124_146,Inside_147_157,TMhelix_158_180,Outside_181_184,TMhelix_185_207,Inside_208_213,TMhelix_214_236,Outside_237_250,TMhelix_251_273,Inside_274_292,TMhelix_293_315,Outside_316_324,TMhelix_325_347,Inside_348_353,TMhelix_354_376,Outside_377_385,TMhelix_386_408,Inside_409_502,TMhelix_503_525,Outside_526_537): MTAQAISSHSPAARVANGATQTPSHSALKMWVAVVGSTLGAFMAVLNIQIVNASLADIQGAIGAGIDDGGWISTSYLIAEIVVIPLSAWLARIFSIRVYLLTNAVLFLMFSVACAFAANLGQMIVLRAIQGFTGGVLIPMAFTIIITQLPRAKQPVGMALFALSATFAPAIGPTIGGYLTENWGWQYIFYVNLVPGAIMIAMLWASLERAPMQLNLLREGDWAGIVTMAIGLGALQTVLEEGNKDDWFGSPFIVRLSVIAVIALSLFLVIELTTRKPLLNLRLLARWNFGFGILANFLLGIALYGSVFILPLYLARIQGYNSEQIGMVLAWTGLPQLVLIPLVPRLMQRFDARVVIAIGFALFAASNFMNVHMTINTAADQLLWPNIVRAVGQALVFAPLSAVATAGIEQENAGSASALFNMMRNLGGAIGIAALQTFQTKREQYHSNILTHSVSLFEEATRSRIQKLTSYFLTHGVSDLATAQHKAIIAVGARVKQQANIMAFSDTFYLLGAVLIVALIATLLLKKPGRLSGGGAH, encoded by the coding sequence ATGACTGCCCAAGCCATCTCTTCCCACAGCCCAGCCGCAAGAGTTGCAAATGGAGCGACGCAGACGCCGAGCCACAGCGCGCTCAAGATGTGGGTCGCTGTGGTGGGATCGACGCTCGGCGCGTTCATGGCGGTGCTCAATATTCAGATCGTGAATGCTTCGCTTGCCGACATTCAGGGCGCGATTGGGGCCGGCATCGATGACGGCGGCTGGATTTCCACGTCCTATCTCATTGCCGAGATCGTTGTCATTCCGCTTTCGGCGTGGCTCGCGCGCATTTTCTCCATCCGTGTTTATCTGCTGACCAACGCCGTGTTGTTCCTCATGTTCTCTGTGGCCTGCGCGTTCGCGGCCAATCTCGGGCAGATGATTGTGCTACGCGCCATTCAGGGTTTCACCGGCGGCGTGCTGATCCCAATGGCATTCACCATCATCATCACGCAATTGCCCAGGGCCAAGCAGCCGGTCGGTATGGCGCTGTTCGCGCTCTCCGCGACCTTTGCTCCTGCCATTGGACCGACGATAGGCGGCTACCTCACCGAAAATTGGGGCTGGCAGTACATCTTCTATGTGAACCTCGTGCCAGGCGCGATCATGATCGCGATGCTGTGGGCCTCGCTGGAGCGAGCACCCATGCAGCTCAACCTCCTGCGTGAAGGCGACTGGGCCGGCATCGTCACGATGGCGATCGGGCTCGGCGCACTACAGACCGTGCTCGAGGAGGGGAACAAGGACGATTGGTTCGGCTCTCCTTTCATCGTGCGCCTGTCGGTCATCGCTGTTATCGCGTTGTCTTTGTTCCTGGTGATTGAGCTGACCACCAGGAAGCCGCTGCTCAATCTCCGCTTGCTGGCCCGCTGGAATTTCGGCTTCGGAATTCTCGCCAACTTCCTGCTCGGCATCGCGCTATACGGATCGGTGTTTATCCTGCCGCTCTATCTCGCCCGCATCCAAGGCTACAACTCCGAGCAGATCGGCATGGTGCTGGCATGGACTGGATTGCCTCAGCTGGTGTTGATCCCGCTGGTGCCGCGCCTGATGCAGCGCTTTGACGCTCGGGTTGTGATTGCCATTGGCTTTGCGTTGTTCGCCGCCAGCAATTTCATGAACGTCCACATGACGATCAATACCGCGGCAGATCAGCTCTTGTGGCCGAATATCGTTCGCGCTGTGGGTCAGGCTTTGGTGTTCGCACCGCTTTCGGCCGTCGCGACAGCCGGTATCGAGCAGGAGAATGCCGGATCGGCCTCCGCTCTGTTCAACATGATGCGAAATCTCGGTGGTGCTATCGGCATTGCCGCGCTGCAGACGTTCCAGACCAAGCGCGAGCAGTATCACTCGAACATTCTAACCCATTCCGTCTCTCTGTTCGAGGAAGCTACCCGCAGCCGCATCCAGAAGCTGACATCCTATTTCCTCACCCACGGCGTCTCGGATCTGGCCACGGCGCAACACAAGGCGATCATCGCGGTAGGTGCCCGCGTCAAGCAGCAGGCGAACATCATGGCATTCAGCGACACGTTCTATCTGCTTGGAGCCGTCCTGATCGTCGCTCTCATTGCAACACTCCTGCTCAAGAAGCCTGGACGCCTGAGCGGTGGCGGGGCGCACTAA
- a CDS encoding adenylate cyclase (product_source=KO:K01768; cath_funfam=2.40.33.40; ko=KO:K01768; superfamily=55073,55781), with amino-acid sequence MNAHDRSGISISSPTERTSTSASGLAIIEWLGGNECRDLDDAALVGELGRRVSLAGLPLDRLSLHFRTLHPAIAGRTIAWAPGEPVEVYEAGHAKAASMTFRENPVARVMDAGECLVVRAGDPSFSSWKEIGLFKSRALREFFIAPLSSGEGPVGIAVFGTMRARGFSAMDHAFLERVLPCLRTACELRALRRLELPLLDRFSGTRTAERMLASGLLGYKTESTDAALMLVKFETQVGDLEPALMEETIRETTSIVSRLGGFVLSIEDDSMLVMFPQEAKTACMAAVAAAEHITEKSKDEDSSSEVWPGVVLHYGELTYGQIATPFGVRLAMSGRDVHHLKKLGHVASHGITLSQHFSELAGMKTSVGLMSG; translated from the coding sequence ATGAACGCTCACGATCGATCCGGCATCTCCATTTCTTCTCCAACAGAACGGACATCGACATCAGCGTCCGGCCTCGCGATCATCGAATGGCTTGGCGGAAACGAATGTCGTGACCTCGATGATGCCGCGTTGGTTGGGGAGCTGGGGCGACGCGTCAGTCTTGCCGGGCTGCCGCTTGATCGCCTGTCGCTTCATTTTCGAACGCTGCATCCTGCGATCGCGGGCCGCACCATTGCATGGGCGCCGGGTGAGCCGGTCGAAGTCTATGAGGCCGGGCATGCGAAGGCGGCGTCCATGACCTTCCGGGAAAATCCGGTCGCCCGGGTGATGGATGCAGGAGAATGTCTCGTCGTTCGCGCCGGTGATCCATCCTTCTCAAGCTGGAAAGAAATCGGGCTCTTCAAGAGCCGGGCGTTGCGTGAATTCTTCATTGCGCCTCTGAGCAGTGGAGAAGGTCCCGTTGGCATCGCCGTGTTTGGCACGATGCGCGCGAGGGGCTTCAGTGCGATGGATCACGCTTTTCTGGAGCGCGTTTTGCCGTGTTTGCGAACGGCATGCGAGTTACGGGCGCTGCGGCGGCTCGAACTGCCGCTTCTTGATAGATTTTCCGGTACACGGACAGCGGAGCGAATGCTCGCCTCCGGGCTTCTGGGTTACAAAACCGAATCGACCGACGCTGCTCTCATGCTGGTGAAATTTGAGACCCAGGTTGGGGACTTAGAACCAGCGCTCATGGAAGAGACGATCAGAGAGACAACATCGATCGTTTCAAGACTCGGAGGTTTTGTCCTCAGCATCGAGGACGATTCAATGCTGGTGATGTTTCCGCAGGAGGCCAAAACGGCCTGCATGGCAGCAGTGGCGGCCGCCGAACACATCACGGAAAAATCAAAGGATGAAGATTCCTCATCTGAAGTCTGGCCCGGTGTTGTCCTCCACTATGGAGAGCTGACATACGGTCAGATCGCAACGCCGTTTGGGGTGCGGCTTGCCATGAGTGGCCGTGACGTCCATCATCTCAAAAAGTTGGGACATGTTGCCTCGCATGGCATCACTTTGTCCCAGCACTTTTCCGAATTGGCAGGGATGAAGACGAGCGTTGGTTTGATGAGCGGTTAG
- a CDS encoding NitT/TauT family transport system permease protein (product_source=KO:K02050; cath_funfam=1.10.3720.10; cog=COG0600; ko=KO:K02050; pfam=PF00528; superfamily=161098; transmembrane_helix_parts=Inside_1_96,TMhelix_97_119,Outside_120_128,TMhelix_129_151,Inside_152_155,TMhelix_156_175,Outside_176_189,TMhelix_190_212,Inside_213_224,TMhelix_225_247,Outside_248_256,TMhelix_257_279,Inside_280_291), protein MNSMTAADGREDFIVEVVRASDNTILHKPLPFWEHAYNNGFIRKTAIVVLLCVIWQVYANWLDNSLLFPTFSDTIRALWKGISSGDLILRSWDSIKVLLIGYSLGLILAFAFAVLAITSRIGNDLLETLTSMLNPLPAIALLPLALLWFGLGTESLVFVLIHSVLWPVALNAHSGFRSVSNTMRMVGRNYGLSGISLVSKILLPAAFPSILAGLKIGWAFAWRTLIAAELVFGVSSGSGGLGWYIFENKNLIQVPEVFAGLLMVILIGLAVENLIFRVIAKRTVQRWGMQN, encoded by the coding sequence ATGAACTCGATGACAGCCGCTGACGGGCGCGAGGATTTCATTGTCGAGGTGGTTCGCGCCAGCGACAACACCATCCTACACAAGCCGCTGCCGTTCTGGGAACATGCCTATAACAACGGCTTCATCCGCAAGACTGCGATCGTCGTTTTGCTCTGCGTGATCTGGCAGGTCTATGCGAATTGGCTGGATAACTCTCTGCTTTTCCCGACGTTCAGTGACACCATCAGAGCGTTATGGAAGGGCATCAGCAGTGGTGACCTGATCCTGCGCAGTTGGGATTCGATCAAGGTTCTGCTGATCGGATATAGCCTCGGGCTGATTCTGGCATTCGCGTTCGCTGTGCTCGCCATCACATCGCGCATCGGCAACGATCTGCTGGAAACCCTGACATCTATGTTGAATCCGTTGCCAGCCATCGCGCTGCTGCCGCTAGCGCTGCTGTGGTTTGGCCTTGGAACGGAGAGCCTCGTCTTCGTGCTGATCCATTCGGTTCTGTGGCCCGTCGCGCTCAATGCCCATTCTGGATTCCGCTCGGTCTCCAACACCATGCGCATGGTTGGCCGCAACTACGGGCTCAGCGGCATCTCGCTTGTCAGCAAGATCTTGCTGCCGGCGGCCTTCCCGAGCATTCTCGCCGGCCTCAAGATCGGCTGGGCGTTCGCGTGGCGCACGCTGATCGCTGCGGAACTGGTTTTCGGTGTCTCATCCGGGTCCGGCGGATTGGGCTGGTACATTTTCGAGAATAAGAATCTCATTCAAGTCCCGGAAGTCTTCGCAGGCCTCCTCATGGTCATTCTCATCGGTCTTGCGGTGGAGAATCTCATTTTCCGCGTGATCGCCAAGAGAACGGTCCAGCGCTGGGGCATGCAGAACTAA
- a CDS encoding NitT/TauT family transport system ATP-binding protein (product_source=KO:K02049; cath_funfam=3.40.50.300; cog=COG1116; ko=KO:K02049; pfam=PF00005; smart=SM00382; superfamily=52540) — translation MHMPAPRGEETSPSTPLLEVKGVTLQYKTTEILITATYRVDFTVHRSDRYVLLGPSGCGKSTLLKAVGGYLSPVEGEIRLKGNPVSRPGPDRMMVFQEFDQLLPWKTVKQNVVFALTASGRMSGKPAEDKAMHYIEKVGLAKFADSYPHMLSGGMKARVAIARGMAMEPDILLMDEPFAALDALTRRKMQDDLLRLWDDTRFTVLFVTHSIPEAIKIGSRILLLSPHPGQVKAELSSSGEDAVHLLSGRKLSDTIDHLLFGQSASEQEDMHS, via the coding sequence ATGCACATGCCCGCTCCTCGAGGCGAAGAGACTTCGCCCTCGACCCCGCTGCTTGAGGTCAAGGGCGTTACGCTCCAGTACAAGACTACCGAGATTCTGATCACTGCGACATACCGCGTCGATTTTACGGTGCATCGATCGGATCGGTACGTCCTGCTTGGACCATCGGGATGCGGCAAGTCCACGCTGCTGAAGGCGGTCGGCGGTTATCTCTCCCCTGTTGAGGGTGAAATTCGCCTCAAAGGCAATCCGGTGTCACGGCCGGGTCCGGACCGCATGATGGTGTTCCAGGAATTCGATCAGCTCTTGCCCTGGAAAACCGTGAAGCAGAACGTGGTCTTTGCACTGACCGCGAGTGGACGCATGTCAGGCAAGCCGGCCGAAGACAAGGCGATGCATTACATCGAGAAAGTCGGCCTCGCGAAATTCGCCGATTCCTATCCGCACATGCTGTCGGGTGGCATGAAAGCACGCGTTGCCATCGCGCGCGGCATGGCGATGGAGCCGGATATCCTGCTGATGGACGAGCCTTTCGCAGCGCTCGATGCCTTAACCCGACGCAAGATGCAGGATGATCTGCTTCGCCTGTGGGACGACACACGCTTTACTGTCCTCTTTGTCACCCATTCGATTCCGGAAGCGATCAAGATCGGCAGCCGCATTCTTCTTCTGTCACCACATCCGGGCCAAGTGAAGGCTGAGCTGAGCAGCAGCGGCGAAGACGCCGTCCATCTCCTGTCCGGCCGCAAGCTTTCCGATACGATCGATCACCTGCTGTTCGGCCAGAGCGCCTCCGAGCAAGAGGACATGCACTCATGA
- a CDS encoding NitT/TauT family transport system substrate-binding protein (product_source=KO:K02051; cleavage_site_network=SignalP-noTM; cog=COG0715; ko=KO:K02051; pfam=PF09084; superfamily=53850) — MRTFTRLVIAAVAALSAATTGARAEVGELVVAQQYGVSFLPLMVMEREGLVEKNAKAAGLPDLKVKWAKVAGPSVMNDGLISNTIHFAAQGAPSLITLWDKTRNNVGIKGVAAMTTYPLYLVSRNPDVKTIKDFTSKDKIAVPSVKISTQAIMLQMAAAAAFGEKDYTKLDPLTISLAHPDGLLALTNNTAGVNAHYTSSPFYEQEMKLPGAHLVTTNYEALGGPATAVVLSTSTKFRDANPKVYRAFYDALSEAINIINKDKRKAAQLYLDVAKDTKNTVDDIYQMISDKDYEYTLKPAKVVKTAQFMAKVGTIKQAPKSVEDLFFPEAAGLKGD; from the coding sequence ATGCGGACATTCACAAGGCTTGTCATCGCGGCCGTTGCTGCGCTTTCCGCCGCGACAACGGGTGCGCGCGCGGAGGTCGGCGAACTCGTCGTCGCCCAGCAATACGGCGTGAGCTTCCTGCCGCTCATGGTGATGGAGCGCGAAGGGCTTGTGGAAAAGAACGCAAAGGCCGCCGGACTTCCCGACCTGAAAGTGAAGTGGGCCAAGGTCGCAGGTCCGAGCGTCATGAACGATGGGCTGATCTCAAACACCATTCATTTCGCGGCCCAGGGCGCGCCTTCCCTCATCACACTGTGGGACAAGACGCGCAACAACGTGGGCATCAAGGGCGTCGCGGCGATGACGACCTACCCGCTGTACCTCGTCAGCCGCAATCCTGATGTGAAGACCATCAAGGACTTCACATCGAAGGACAAGATTGCCGTACCATCCGTGAAGATATCGACGCAGGCGATCATGCTACAGATGGCCGCGGCGGCAGCCTTCGGCGAAAAGGACTACACCAAGCTCGATCCGCTCACGATCTCGCTGGCGCATCCCGATGGACTGCTCGCACTGACGAACAACACCGCCGGCGTGAATGCACACTACACGTCGTCGCCATTTTATGAGCAGGAAATGAAACTGCCCGGAGCTCATCTGGTCACGACGAACTATGAAGCCTTGGGTGGTCCGGCCACGGCCGTGGTGCTTTCGACGAGCACCAAGTTCCGCGACGCCAATCCCAAGGTCTATCGTGCCTTCTATGACGCCCTGAGCGAGGCGATCAACATCATCAACAAGGACAAGCGGAAGGCCGCGCAGCTCTATCTCGACGTCGCGAAGGACACCAAGAACACGGTCGATGACATCTATCAGATGATTTCCGACAAGGACTACGAATACACGCTCAAGCCTGCAAAGGTCGTGAAGACGGCTCAATTCATGGCCAAAGTCGGCACCATCAAGCAGGCTCCGAAGTCCGTCGAAGACCTGTTCTTCCCGGAAGCGGCCGGTCTCAAAGGCGATTGA